The proteins below come from a single Chroococcidiopsis sp. SAG 2025 genomic window:
- a CDS encoding helix-turn-helix transcriptional regulator, with product MIDSTNSKSNLTKFILNLSNSEKSAPINQINISAEIDTSLFVEREQLIEALRAGFLEGIKELARDTAIRLIKDTWGQPVRSGDEAYVEEIAAQIVESFTADLEQNTALESIADNVLSSAIPVTEPQLHSIVPIPSSAVMFSSIEAYIRKDLWQKNENGIAYLHHRAKGNPKNYIEHYISSPGDITMLPWDEAQQIIDKFGFTTAKLHLIFAAHAMKQEKPWESKFNLKASDIIQEFGWDKNHKKPKSEKLLEIATTAFALDCLIVKAVWVEGRNKKGQIIGSAPVGRMWNVQIKPIGQFNFEGKIDNPDEVYITIQPGLWTQDFLNRAGAKSREALYQFGYLAQQVLKIDPYHDELALRLAIYLTLDSRVRLDGKYKVRELLEITFPKSVIDNARLDRRKAYDLKQRWDNAMKLLLKLGWQIAFDSETYPEGLRPESKDKKPKGYLDNLLDAKLTIKPPTPIPELIASKVKLKVEPLQSKAKLKPAPSTTLTSSQVREARKAKGWTQAKLAGVLGVSQNLISLVERGERTVNPELAAQIRNLLDIQD from the coding sequence ATGATAGACTCTACTAATTCTAAAAGCAACCTAACTAAATTTATCCTGAATCTCAGTAATTCAGAAAAATCTGCTCCAATTAATCAGATTAATATTAGTGCGGAAATTGATACAAGTTTATTTGTTGAAAGGGAACAATTGATAGAGGCGTTACGAGCTGGCTTCTTAGAAGGCATTAAGGAACTAGCTAGAGATACGGCTATCAGATTGATTAAAGATACATGGGGTCAGCCTGTTCGCTCTGGAGATGAAGCCTATGTAGAAGAAATCGCCGCACAGATAGTAGAGAGCTTTACGGCTGATTTAGAACAAAACACAGCTTTGGAAAGTATAGCTGACAATGTGCTTTCGTCAGCAATACCAGTTACAGAACCACAGCTTCATTCCATAGTTCCTATCCCCTCATCAGCCGTAATGTTTTCCAGCATTGAAGCTTACATAAGAAAAGACTTATGGCAAAAGAATGAGAACGGCATAGCCTATTTGCACCATAGAGCTAAAGGGAACCCCAAAAATTACATTGAGCATTACATCTCTAGCCCAGGCGATATTACCATGCTTCCTTGGGATGAAGCTCAACAAATTATTGATAAGTTTGGCTTTACAACTGCCAAGCTCCACCTGATTTTTGCTGCCCATGCTATGAAACAGGAGAAACCTTGGGAAAGTAAATTTAATCTGAAAGCAAGCGATATCATCCAGGAATTTGGCTGGGATAAAAATCACAAAAAACCAAAATCAGAAAAGCTGCTAGAGATTGCTACCACAGCCTTTGCCCTTGATTGTTTGATAGTCAAGGCTGTTTGGGTGGAGGGGAGAAACAAAAAAGGACAAATTATAGGTAGCGCTCCTGTAGGAAGAATGTGGAACGTCCAGATTAAACCTATCGGTCAGTTTAATTTTGAAGGGAAGATAGACAATCCTGATGAAGTCTACATCACAATACAGCCAGGATTGTGGACTCAAGATTTTTTGAACCGAGCTGGAGCCAAATCGCGGGAAGCTTTATATCAGTTTGGCTACTTAGCCCAGCAAGTTTTGAAAATCGATCCTTACCATGATGAACTCGCGCTAAGGCTGGCTATATATCTAACATTGGATAGTCGGGTTCGCCTTGATGGAAAGTACAAAGTACGGGAGCTATTAGAAATTACATTCCCTAAATCGGTTATAGATAACGCTCGGTTAGACCGCCGCAAAGCCTATGACCTAAAGCAGCGTTGGGATAATGCAATGAAGCTACTGCTCAAGCTGGGCTGGCAGATCGCTTTTGACTCAGAAACCTACCCCGAAGGGCTAAGACCAGAATCCAAGGATAAGAAGCCTAAAGGCTACCTAGATAATCTGCTGGATGCGAAGTTAACTATCAAGCCCCCCACTCCTATCCCTGAACTCATAGCATCCAAGGTAAAACTTAAGGTAGAACCATTACAGTCCAAAGCAAAGCTGAAGCCAGCTCCTAGCACCACCTTGACTAGCAGCCAAGTTAGAGAAGCCCGAAAA